From Hyalangium ruber, the proteins below share one genomic window:
- a CDS encoding serpin family protein — MPPELKEVLTWDENRLRASGEGLAVLVGAVMEGPGSERTSALEVLGRVLAWNPRRAAQRELPRGLETLLDSPEVEVRWVGARLVDASRMPEAIPKLRRGLGDADARLREACVGALREAELGPEALGEHLDSERAEEREAALELVTPQVREALRPRLLRLLRDSVAAVRYLAAERLGVEAEAPEAWAVTLEAAREGRDQDLRISALERLARFGPRAEAVPVLLELLRADPDDLVREVVAGVLEALAPLHPEVAEALVHALRDKDLSVAERAAMSLSRRGAATEAVVPRLLAALEDPAVDEFVRGAVALALARQGARAVVPVLVRLLKQPDDHFRARGDEVTGWGTEPPLKLQAVEALGVLGPLAEEAVPVLLASLRTGAVERQPADAEALERIGTAREELEALLCEVLPGAEGWSKARMLAVLSRVKPERDASLRLLVNALEHEDARVRTQARTHLWRVMGDRPESLERLEAFTRGEDATLRHAATEALRMLGRPTEGGLAWLGGQLSSANEEEQEHAITELRTLGRRAESLVDKLTGRRQRLGPRSRAAVLTVLGPLSGGRLDEARRAELASGLEDEDARVREAALWALADFTDVDAQTWQRAEARREDPEPQVREAAEAVLGKHRGARTEEVPSAEAPTAQAAQSLQRFTFALYAVLREGEGNRVFSPLSLFTLLAMVMRGARGGTEEALRRALRWPTEPERISQALQFLSAKLHLPTAQDAVPHIKEGDEGAALVSANGFWGQEGYAFRAEYLSELAEQFGVTTQRVDFAGAPTQASERINTWAREQTRGRVTNLFSPEELSEATRYVMANAVYFRSRWAQPFYEGTREAPFHLLDGREVDVPMMSREGRFGYARGSRYQLIELPYRGGQTSMVVLLPDAGFFERIERLLTAEGVEGLLAKRTQEDFTLKLPRFHFEQSVNVTELAERLGLSALFGAEADLSGMTPMREPFAGQLRHDATLTVDEEGTEAAAVMRVYHMGGVPQVVVANRPFLYLIRHEATGAVLFLGRVMDPRGSQPQGNARG, encoded by the coding sequence ATGCCTCCTGAACTGAAGGAGGTGCTCACCTGGGACGAGAACCGGCTGCGCGCGAGCGGCGAAGGCCTGGCGGTGCTGGTGGGCGCCGTGATGGAGGGGCCGGGGTCTGAGCGGACCTCGGCGCTGGAGGTGCTGGGCCGGGTGCTCGCGTGGAACCCACGCCGTGCCGCACAGCGAGAGCTGCCGAGAGGGCTGGAGACGCTGCTCGACAGCCCCGAGGTGGAGGTGCGGTGGGTGGGCGCGCGGCTGGTCGATGCGAGCCGCATGCCCGAGGCCATTCCGAAGCTGAGGCGCGGACTGGGGGATGCGGACGCGAGACTGCGCGAGGCCTGTGTGGGCGCGCTGAGAGAGGCGGAGCTGGGGCCCGAGGCGCTCGGTGAGCACCTGGACTCGGAGCGGGCCGAGGAGCGCGAGGCAGCGCTGGAGCTGGTGACCCCTCAGGTGCGCGAGGCGCTGCGACCGAGGCTGCTGCGGCTGCTTCGGGACTCGGTGGCGGCGGTGCGCTACCTCGCGGCGGAGCGGCTCGGAGTGGAAGCGGAGGCGCCAGAGGCGTGGGCGGTGACGCTGGAGGCGGCGCGGGAGGGCCGGGATCAGGATCTGCGGATCAGCGCGCTCGAGCGCCTGGCGCGGTTCGGGCCGCGAGCGGAAGCGGTGCCCGTGCTGCTGGAGCTGTTGAGGGCGGACCCGGACGACCTGGTGCGAGAGGTCGTCGCGGGGGTGCTCGAGGCGCTGGCGCCCCTGCATCCCGAGGTGGCGGAGGCACTGGTCCATGCGTTGAGGGACAAGGACCTCAGCGTGGCGGAGCGGGCGGCGATGTCCCTGTCCAGGCGGGGCGCGGCCACGGAGGCGGTGGTGCCGCGGTTGCTGGCGGCGTTGGAAGACCCCGCGGTGGATGAGTTCGTGCGCGGAGCGGTGGCGCTCGCGTTGGCGCGGCAGGGAGCGCGGGCCGTGGTGCCAGTGCTGGTGCGCCTGCTGAAGCAGCCCGATGACCACTTTCGAGCGCGCGGGGACGAGGTGACGGGATGGGGGACGGAGCCGCCGTTGAAGCTCCAGGCGGTGGAGGCGCTCGGGGTGCTGGGACCGCTGGCGGAGGAAGCGGTGCCGGTGCTGCTCGCGAGCCTCCGGACGGGCGCGGTCGAGCGCCAGCCCGCGGATGCCGAGGCCCTGGAGCGCATCGGCACGGCGAGGGAGGAGCTGGAGGCGCTCCTCTGTGAAGTCCTCCCTGGCGCCGAGGGCTGGAGCAAGGCGCGGATGCTGGCGGTGTTGTCGCGGGTGAAGCCCGAGCGGGACGCCTCGCTGCGGCTGCTGGTGAATGCGCTGGAGCACGAAGATGCGCGAGTCCGCACGCAGGCGCGGACGCACCTGTGGCGCGTGATGGGAGATCGACCCGAGAGCCTGGAGCGCCTGGAAGCCTTCACGCGCGGGGAGGACGCCACGCTCCGACACGCGGCCACCGAGGCGCTACGGATGTTGGGCCGGCCCACGGAGGGAGGCCTGGCATGGCTGGGGGGGCAGCTCTCCTCGGCGAACGAGGAGGAGCAGGAGCACGCCATCACGGAGTTGAGGACGCTGGGGCGCCGGGCAGAGTCGCTGGTGGACAAGCTCACGGGGCGGCGGCAACGGCTCGGCCCCCGGTCGCGCGCGGCGGTGCTCACAGTGCTGGGCCCGTTGAGCGGAGGGCGGCTCGACGAGGCACGGCGGGCGGAGCTGGCGTCGGGATTGGAGGACGAGGATGCGCGGGTGCGGGAGGCGGCACTCTGGGCGCTGGCGGACTTCACCGACGTGGACGCGCAGACATGGCAACGCGCGGAGGCGCGGCGGGAAGACCCGGAGCCGCAAGTGCGAGAGGCGGCGGAGGCGGTGCTCGGCAAGCACCGGGGCGCACGAACCGAAGAAGTCCCGAGCGCGGAAGCGCCCACGGCGCAGGCAGCCCAATCCCTCCAGCGGTTCACCTTCGCGCTCTACGCCGTGCTGAGAGAAGGCGAGGGCAACCGTGTCTTCTCGCCCCTGTCTCTCTTCACGCTGTTGGCCATGGTGATGCGCGGAGCGCGAGGCGGCACGGAGGAGGCGCTGCGAAGGGCGCTGCGCTGGCCCACGGAGCCGGAGAGGATCTCCCAGGCCCTGCAGTTCCTGAGCGCGAAACTACACCTCCCTACAGCCCAAGATGCGGTCCCGCATATAAAGGAGGGGGACGAGGGGGCGGCGCTGGTGTCGGCGAACGGCTTCTGGGGGCAGGAGGGCTACGCGTTTCGAGCGGAGTACCTGTCGGAGCTGGCGGAGCAGTTCGGAGTGACGACGCAGCGGGTGGACTTCGCGGGAGCACCGACGCAGGCGAGTGAGCGCATCAACACCTGGGCGCGGGAGCAGACGCGGGGCCGCGTTACGAACCTCTTCTCACCAGAAGAGCTGTCGGAGGCGACGCGGTACGTGATGGCGAACGCGGTGTACTTCCGTTCGCGCTGGGCGCAGCCCTTCTACGAGGGCACGCGGGAGGCGCCATTCCACCTGCTGGATGGGAGGGAGGTGGACGTGCCGATGATGAGCCGGGAGGGCCGCTTCGGCTACGCGAGAGGGTCGAGGTACCAGCTCATCGAGCTGCCCTACCGAGGCGGACAGACATCGATGGTGGTGCTGCTGCCGGACGCGGGCTTCTTCGAGCGCATCGAGCGGCTGCTGACGGCGGAGGGAGTCGAGGGGCTCCTGGCGAAGCGAACGCAGGAGGACTTCACGCTGAAGCTGCCGCGCTTCCACTTCGAGCAGAGCGTGAACGTGACGGAGCTGGCGGAGCGGCTGGGGCTCTCGGCGCTGTTCGGGGCCGAGGCGGACCTGTCGGGGATGACGCCGATGCGAGAGCCCTTCGCGGGCCAGCTCCGGCACGACGCGACCCTCACGGTGGACGAGGAGGGGACGGAGGCGGCGGCGGTGATGCGGGTGTACCACATGGGCGGAGTGCCGCAGGTGGTGGTGGCCAACCGTCCATTCCTGTACCTGATCCGGCACGAGGCCACGGGGGCGGTGTTGTTCCTGGGGCGGGTGATGGATCCGAGAGGCTCACAGCCACAGGGGAACGCGAGAGGGTGA
- a CDS encoding AAA family ATPase, which produces MTVTKLEIAGYRSVRRLVLPVHPVTVVVGPNGSGKTNLYRALYLLQAAAEGRLARTLAEEGGTPSVVWAGPREHKKPVRLTVGVTLDDELAYELSCGIAPSDPSEPATLFVLDPEVKEEHLWVLVGGRRGVLMERKDRTAFLRDSEGKRVTFPTQLWSAESVLDQLAEPHRFPRLSEVQRTLKSWRFYHQFRTDLESPARQTQVGVRTVALSNDGRDLAAALGTIHEIGDRRGLAKALDDAFPGSELEVQAPQGRFSLLLHMPGLSRPMAASELSDGTLRYLCLLAALLSPRPPPFLALNEPETSLHPDLLGPLSRLIVEAAKNSQIWVTTHAEALAEAISRRTGYEPVRLVKQGGATDVEGTSNPED; this is translated from the coding sequence ATGACGGTGACGAAGCTGGAGATAGCGGGGTACCGCTCGGTGCGGAGGTTGGTGTTGCCGGTGCATCCGGTGACGGTGGTGGTGGGGCCGAACGGGAGCGGGAAGACGAACCTGTACCGAGCGCTGTACCTGTTGCAGGCGGCGGCGGAGGGGCGGCTGGCGAGGACGCTGGCGGAGGAGGGGGGCACGCCGAGCGTGGTGTGGGCGGGGCCGAGGGAGCACAAGAAGCCGGTGCGGCTGACGGTGGGAGTGACGTTGGATGACGAGCTGGCCTACGAGCTGAGCTGCGGCATTGCGCCGAGTGACCCATCGGAGCCAGCGACCCTGTTCGTGTTGGATCCGGAGGTGAAGGAGGAGCACCTCTGGGTGCTGGTGGGAGGACGGCGTGGGGTGTTGATGGAGCGCAAGGACCGCACGGCCTTCCTGCGAGACTCGGAAGGAAAGCGGGTGACGTTCCCGACGCAGCTGTGGAGCGCGGAGTCGGTGTTGGATCAGCTCGCCGAGCCGCACCGTTTCCCCCGGCTGTCGGAGGTACAGCGGACGTTGAAGTCGTGGCGCTTCTACCACCAGTTCCGAACGGACCTGGAGTCACCGGCGCGGCAGACGCAGGTAGGAGTGCGCACGGTGGCGCTGTCGAACGACGGAAGAGACCTGGCGGCGGCGCTGGGAACCATTCACGAGATTGGCGACCGAAGGGGACTGGCGAAGGCACTGGACGATGCGTTTCCGGGCTCGGAACTGGAGGTGCAGGCGCCACAGGGACGTTTCAGCCTGCTCTTACACATGCCGGGCTTGAGCCGGCCGATGGCGGCGAGCGAGCTGTCGGACGGGACGTTGCGGTACCTGTGCCTGCTGGCAGCGCTGCTGAGCCCGAGGCCGCCGCCATTCCTGGCCTTGAACGAGCCGGAGACGAGCCTGCACCCGGACCTGCTGGGACCCCTGTCGCGCCTCATCGTGGAGGCAGCCAAGAACAGTCAGATCTGGGTGACGACGCACGCGGAGGCGCTGGCGGAAGCCATCTCCCGACGCACGGGCTACGAGCCGGTGCGGCTGGTGAAGCAAGGCGGGGCCACGGACGTGGAAGGCACGTCCAACCCAGAGGACTGA